TCGGCTTCGCGTTACAGGGTTTTCAACCGCTATTCTTGTCTTTCTGAGAGCTGATGCGCATCCTGCTGCTTACCCTACTGAGCGCGCTGGCCACGGCCTGCTGCTGGCCCCGGTTATCGAGCGGCCCGCGCGGCTTCTGGCACCCCAACCGCGTGGACCACCACGGCGACCACCAGGGCCGCTGGAGAATATACAGCGACGATGCTAACACCCAACCTTACCACGCGCGGGTGCTACCGCTACGGCCGGCCAGTGGGCGTTGGCGTTACTACGCGGCCACGGGCAGCCTGGTGTGGCAAGAGCGCTACCGCCGCCACGGCCTCAGCGACCTTATCTACTACTACCCCAGCGGCCAAGTAGCTCGCCGCGGCCAGGCCCGCGTGGCCGACGAGCCCGGCGGCCTGCACTTCTACTGGTTTGGGCAGTGGCAATCGTATTTATAGGCCGGCGTTTTGCAAAAAATCGACACTTACGATAATGGCAGATTAGGTGCCACCAGCGTAGTGCAACACCTGTAGGGGCAGACTTTAGTCCTCGTCCTCTTTCTTGCGCTTGGCCTCGCGGCTGGTGCGCTTCATAAAGTCCTCATCCGATTCTTCGGGCTCATCCGCACCTTCGGCTTCGGCGAAAGCGTCTTCATCTTCTTGGGCTAAGCGGGCTACTTCGGCGGCAGCACTGGCTTGGGCTTCTTCGCCAAACTGTCCCTCACGATGCACAATTTTCTTGTCGCGCACGTGCCGGCCCAGAAACTGATTTATCTGCTCGATGGAGTAGTTGGACGTGATTTCGCCCAGCGGATTCACCCCGATTTCGAAGCCTTCCAGTTCTTTGTGCACGCGGGCCTTCTTCTCGGGGTCGGGGGTAGTCTTTTTGGGTTTAACGGGTTTCTTAGCCATGACCAGTGGGGAGTGGTGAGCAATTAGGGATGAATACTGAGCGCTTACTTCGCATACGCAAAAAGCCGTTCCTGAGTGTTTCCAGAACGGCTTTTTACCCCTCGCATGAAGTGGTCAATTGCTCCCCACTCCTTGCTTTGTTAGCTGTTACCCTAGCTTTTCTACCGCGGCCCGCAGGCGCTGGGCCACTTCGCCGGTACCCAGAATGGCCAGCGTCTCGAATAAATCGGGGCCGGCGGCACCACCCGTTATGGCCACGCGCAGCATTTGCAACACCTGGCCCGGCTTCAGGCCCTGGGTTTCCATCGTCTGGTTGAAGATGGCTTTCAGCACTTCGGCGTTGGCACTGGGCTCCGAGCTGGCGGGTAGGGCCTCGGCGTAGGCGGCCAGGGCGGCGCTCACCGGCGCGTTCCATTTCTTGGTCACTACCTGCTCATCATACTCCGTCGGCGCTTGAAAGAAATACTTCGCTTCCTGCCAGAAATCCTGCGGGAAGCTCACGCGCTCTTTCATCACCCCCACGATTTGCTCGGCCTTGGCCTCGGTGCATTCCAAGCCGTGCGCAGCCAAGGCCGCGAGCAGGTAGGGGGCCAGCTCGGCATCGGACTTGGCGCGCAGGTAGTGCTCGTTATACCACTTGGCCTTGGCCACGTCAAACTTAGCGGGCGACTTGCTCACCCGGTCAATTGTGAAGGCTTCAATCAGCTCGGGCATCGAGAAAATCTCCTGGCTGGTACCGGGGTTCCAGCCCAAGAAAGCCAGGAAATTGACCAGCGCTTCGGGCAAGTAGCCCTCTTCACGGTAGCCGCGGCTCAAAGTTGGCTCACCCGTTTCGGGGTCGGTACCGCGCCATTCGAGGGCAAAAACCGGAAAGCCCAGCCGGTCGCCGTCGCGCTTGCTAAGCTTGCCAGTGCCGTCGGGCTTCAGCAACAGGGGTAGGTGGGCAAACTGCGGCATAGTCTTCTCCCAGCCCAAATAGCGGTACAGCAGCACATGCAGCGGGGCCGAAGGCAGCCACTCTTCGCCCCGAATAACGTGCGAGATTTCCATCAGGTGGTCGTCCACGATGTTAGCCAAGTGGTAGGTCGGCATCCCGTCCGACTTCATCAGCACCTTGTCGTCGATGGCACTCGAATGCACCACTACCCAGCCCCGAATCATATCCTGAAAGCGCACTTCCTCCTTGCGCGGCACCTTGAGGCGAATGACGTAGGGGGTATCACTTTCCAATAATTGCTTCACCTCATCCTCGGGTAAGGTAAGCGAGTTGCGCATTTGGGCGCGGGTGATGCTATTGTACTGCGGGTTGGGCACCTTGGCGGCTTGCAGGCGCTCGCGCATGACATCCAGCTCCTCGGGCGTGTCGAAGGCGTAGTAGGCGTAGCCATCGCGGATGAGCTGGTCGGCATAGGCGCGGTACATGGGCTTGCGCTCGCTCTGGCGGTAGGGCGCGTGCGGGCCACCCTTCCAGGGGCTTTCGTCCAGCTCAATGCCGACCCATTCGAGGCTCTGGCGGATGTAGTCTTCCGCACCCGGCACAAACCGGTTCTGGTCGGTGTCCTCAATGCGCAGTATCATGGTGCCGCCCAACTTACGGGCCAGCAAGTAATTATAAAGTGCCGTGCGCACACCGCCAATGTGCAACGGCCCGGTAGGCGAGGGTGCAAAGCGCACTCGAACAGGTCTCTCAGTCATAATGCCGCAAAGGTACGGTTTGGCAATGGGTGAATGAGTGAGGGGGCGAATGGATAAATACCCACCCGAGTCATTCACCCATTATCCACCGCGATGCAGGAAATTTCCACCTCCACGTCGCGGGGCAAGCGTGCTACCTCCACCGTTTCGCGGGCCGGGGCGGTAGCTTCATCGAAATAGGTGCCGTATATCTGGTTGATAGTGGCGAAGTTGCCCAGGTCCTTCACGAAGATAGAGCACTTCACCACGTCGGTGAGCTGGAGTCCGGCGGCGGCCAGCACGGCGGTCAGGTTTTGCAGCACCTGGTGCGTTTGGGCGGTCACGTCGCCGGCACCCACCAGCTGGCCGGCGGCGCTCAGCGGTATCTGGCCCGAAACGTACACGGTATTGCCAGCCCGCACGGCCTGCGAGTAAGGACCAATGGGCGCGGGTGCCTGGTCGGTGAGGATAATCTGGTGGGGCATGATGACGAGTGGGGGGGTAGGAATAAGTTAGGGCTTGTGGGCGGCTTGCCATTCAGACAATGCCGCTGGGTTGGGCTTCACCCAGATGGCCGACTTGTGAAAGAACCGTGCGTATACCTGGTTGCCCCACAAGGCGGGGTTGTACGAAATATCAACGTAAACCAGCGTGACGGGGCGCACCGGGAGTTCGGGTAGTTGTATGCTGTCTAGTCGGCTGGTGCGTATCTGCTGATAGCGAGCATACTCCGCCGAGCTGTAGCGAGCCGCATCGCCGCTAAGCCAGTCGTGGTACGCCTGCACCACGGTATTAGGGGCCTTGCCAATGCCTTCGTGCACCAGATTCTGATTGTGGTCGGTAAAGAACAGGCAGAGGATAATTACCCCCGCGGCTGCGCGGAGCGGCCACGCCGCCGGGTAGCGGAGCGGCCAGGCCAAGGCGTAGCGCCCTACCCCCGCGTGCACGCTCAAGAACCAGCAAATTAAAAAGTAGAAGTACAAGATATTTTTAACCCGCAAAGCCGGCCCGATACCCTGTACTAGGTAGCAAAACCACATGGAGCCGAATAGTCCTATCAATAGCAATAGCGGCCACAACCAAACCGGTCCCGTTGTGAGGCGGTTGAGCAGGCTACGGCCAGCATAGCGGGTAGTGGCCTGGCTCACTGGCAGCAGCACTACCGTGAGGGCTAGCAATAAGGCATTACCAGTCCAATTGAGGAGGAGGTAAGCCGTACCCACCATTGCCAGCACGCCCGAATGCACAATCTGCATGTGGTAGCCCGGCCGGGCGTGCAGGCGATGAAAATTACCTGGTGCGACAAGTGTCAGTAGGCAGCCAATTGTAATAGCAACTCCTACCCAGTGAGCTTCCCGGCGAGCCGGCCGTAGGCTGGGCAGCACCCACAGCGCACCGCCCACCAACAGCAGCAGCAACGCCCCGATTTCGGAAAATCCGGCAATTAGAAACCCGAGTACTCCACTTAGCAGCCACCGGCTAAGCTGGGTTCTCTCCTCGGAAGCAGCGTAGCATCTGGCCAGCAAGACCAACAGCCAGCAGGTAAAAATAAGCGGTGTTAAGTAAGATTGAACTCCGGTTAACCAAAAGAGTCCTTCGGCTGGCCAAGGAAAGGCACTAAATGTCAGTATCAGTATTACGCTGCCAATCAGTAACTTATCGCTATGCGAGCCTGCTACCAAAGTAGCACCAGCAGTATACAAGCTAATAGCGAAAGCACTAATAAAGCCAAAAATAAAGTATGGATACCACGAAAAATGTTCTCCGAGTAATCCCTGGAAAAAACTGAAAAGCGATGAAGCAAACCGACCTGAATGGGTGTTATAAATATCCCAGCAGTAACTAAAGATATTCGTCGTGCGCAGAATAGTAGCAATGGTAAAGTCATCGAGAGTTGGGTGACTGTAAAGTGCTAAGACTAAGAAGGGAAATACGCAACTTAGCGCTAATACAACCAGACAGAGAACGTTAGACAAACGTAGCATATAGGCTATTCATTCGTAAAAAATAAGCAAGAAATCTACCTGATTAAGGGCCGATTTCTTGCTTGTCTTACTCTTGATTGATTAGTGGACTTACTCCACCGTCACCGACTTGGCCAAGTTGCGGGGCTGGTCCACGTTGCAGCCGCGCAACACGGCAATGTGGTAGCTCAACAGCTGCAAGGGGATAACCGACACCAGCGGCATGAGCACCTCGGAGGTCGCGGGCACTTCAATCACAAACTCAGCCATTGCCGGGATAATTGTGTCGCCTTCCGTTACCACCGCGATAATACGGCCCTTGCGAGCTTTCACCTCCTGAATATTGCTCACTACCTTCTCGTAAGAGCTGTCCTTGGTGGCGATGACGACCACCGGCATGTTCTCGTCAATAAGGGCGATGGGGCCGTGCTTCATTTCGGCGGCGGGGTAGCCCTCGGCATGGATGTAGCTGATTTCTTTCAGCTTAAGCGCACCTTCCAGCGCTACCGGGAAGTTATAGCCCCGGCCCAGGTAGAGGAAATTGGGCACGTCCTTGAACGTCTCGGCAATCTCCTGAATCTCGGTGTCGAGCTTGAGGGCCTTCTCTACTTTAGCTGGAATGTTGTGCAGCTCCGCCGTCAACTCGCGCAGGCGGGTATCCGAGAGGGTGCCTTTACGCTGGCCGATGCACATAGCCAGCAGCGTCAGCACCGTTACTTGGGCCGTGAACGCCTTGGTGGAGGCTACCCCGATTTCGGGGCCGGCGTGGGTGTAAGCGCCTGCGTCGGTGGCGCGGGCAATGCTGCTGCCCACCACGTTGCAGATGCCAAAGATGGTCGCGCCCTTGCTCTTGGCCAGCTCCAGGGCGGCCAGCGTGTCGGCGGTTTCGCCGCTCTGCGAGATGGCAATTACGATGTCGCGCTCCGAGATAACGGGGTTGCGGTAGCGGAATTCCGAGGCGTACTCCACTTCTACCGGAATGCGGGCCAGGTCCTCAATCAGGTATTCGGCTACCAGGCCGGCGTGCC
The genomic region above belongs to Hymenobacter psoromatis and contains:
- a CDS encoding DUF6056 family protein — protein: MLRLSNVLCLVVLALSCVFPFLVLALYSHPTLDDFTIATILRTTNIFSYCWDIYNTHSGRFASSLFSFFQGLLGEHFSWYPYFIFGFISAFAISLYTAGATLVAGSHSDKLLIGSVILILTFSAFPWPAEGLFWLTGVQSYLTPLIFTCWLLVLLARCYAASEERTQLSRWLLSGVLGFLIAGFSEIGALLLLLVGGALWVLPSLRPARREAHWVGVAITIGCLLTLVAPGNFHRLHARPGYHMQIVHSGVLAMVGTAYLLLNWTGNALLLALTVVLLPVSQATTRYAGRSLLNRLTTGPVWLWPLLLLIGLFGSMWFCYLVQGIGPALRVKNILYFYFLICWFLSVHAGVGRYALAWPLRYPAAWPLRAAAGVIILCLFFTDHNQNLVHEGIGKAPNTVVQAYHDWLSGDAARYSSAEYARYQQIRTSRLDSIQLPELPVRPVTLVYVDISYNPALWGNQVYARFFHKSAIWVKPNPAALSEWQAAHKP
- the glmS gene encoding glutamine--fructose-6-phosphate transaminase (isomerizing); translation: MCGIVAYLGHREACPIILKGLHRLEYRGYDSAGVALLNGTLSVYKKKGKVAELEKFLADKDTHATVGMGHTRWATHGEPNDVNAHPHFSTSERIAIIHNGIIENYASLKTHLEQQGHVFHSDTDTEVFVNLIEEIQQQNHCSLEEAVRLALHEVIGAYAIVVLSKDAPDQLIAARKGSPLVIGIGEGEFFVASDATPIIEYTNEVVYVNDYELVVIKDGQLAIRSREDVVQTPYIQRLELELDSIEKGGYEHFMLKEIFEQPRSILDSMRGRLELGGSHLNMAGFRAYEQKFVNAQRIIIVACGTSWHAGLVAEYLIEDLARIPVEVEYASEFRYRNPVISERDIVIAISQSGETADTLAALELAKSKGATIFGICNVVGSSIARATDAGAYTHAGPEIGVASTKAFTAQVTVLTLLAMCIGQRKGTLSDTRLRELTAELHNIPAKVEKALKLDTEIQEIAETFKDVPNFLYLGRGYNFPVALEGALKLKEISYIHAEGYPAAEMKHGPIALIDENMPVVVIATKDSSYEKVVSNIQEVKARKGRIIAVVTEGDTIIPAMAEFVIEVPATSEVLMPLVSVIPLQLLSYHIAVLRGCNVDQPRNLAKSVTVE
- a CDS encoding RidA family protein, which produces MPHQIILTDQAPAPIGPYSQAVRAGNTVYVSGQIPLSAAGQLVGAGDVTAQTHQVLQNLTAVLAAAGLQLTDVVKCSIFVKDLGNFATINQIYGTYFDEATAPARETVEVARLPRDVEVEISCIAVDNG
- the gltX gene encoding glutamate--tRNA ligase; this translates as MTERPVRVRFAPSPTGPLHIGGVRTALYNYLLARKLGGTMILRIEDTDQNRFVPGAEDYIRQSLEWVGIELDESPWKGGPHAPYRQSERKPMYRAYADQLIRDGYAYYAFDTPEELDVMRERLQAAKVPNPQYNSITRAQMRNSLTLPEDEVKQLLESDTPYVIRLKVPRKEEVRFQDMIRGWVVVHSSAIDDKVLMKSDGMPTYHLANIVDDHLMEISHVIRGEEWLPSAPLHVLLYRYLGWEKTMPQFAHLPLLLKPDGTGKLSKRDGDRLGFPVFALEWRGTDPETGEPTLSRGYREEGYLPEALVNFLAFLGWNPGTSQEIFSMPELIEAFTIDRVSKSPAKFDVAKAKWYNEHYLRAKSDAELAPYLLAALAAHGLECTEAKAEQIVGVMKERVSFPQDFWQEAKYFFQAPTEYDEQVVTKKWNAPVSAALAAYAEALPASSEPSANAEVLKAIFNQTMETQGLKPGQVLQMLRVAITGGAAGPDLFETLAILGTGEVAQRLRAAVEKLG